The following coding sequences are from one Nicotiana tabacum cultivar K326 chromosome 1, ASM71507v2, whole genome shotgun sequence window:
- the LOC107808135 gene encoding LOW QUALITY PROTEIN: homeobox-leucine zipper protein ATHB-15 (The sequence of the model RefSeq protein was modified relative to this genomic sequence to represent the inferred CDS: inserted 1 base in 1 codon): MMAVTSACKDSKMGMDNGKYVRYTPEQVEALERLYHECPKPSSLRRQQLIRECPILSNIEPKQIKVWFQNRRCREKQRKESSRLQAVNRKLTAMNKLLMEENDRLQKQVSQLVYENSFFRQQTQTAALTTTDNNSCESVVTSGQQNLSAQRPPRDASPAGLLSLAEETLTEFLSKATGTAVEWVQMPGMKPGPDSIGITAISHSCSGVASRACGLVGLEPTRVAEILKDRPSWFRDCRAVDVLNVMSTGSGGTIELLYMQLYAPTTLAPARDFWLMRYTSVMEDGSLVVCERSLNNTQNGPSMPPVQNFVRAELPPSXYLIRPCEGGGSIIHIVDHMDLEPWSVPEVLRPLYESSTVLSQRTTMAALRHLRQISQEISHPTVTGWGRRPAALRALGQRLSKGFNEAVNGFTDEGWSMLESDGIDDVTLLVNSSPSKLMGANISYANGFPSMSSAVLCAKASMLLQNVPPAILLRFLREHRSEWADSGIDAYSAAAVKAGPCSIPVTRTGCFGGQIILPLAHTIEHEEFMEVIRLESIGHYQDDMIMPGDIFLLQLCSGVDENAVGTCAELVFAPIDASFADDAPLLPSGFRIIPLDSKADASSPNRTLDLASTLEVGPAGSRPNGDYSKNSSSTKSVMTIAFQFAFEIHLQENIAAMARQYIRSIISSVQRVALALSPSRLGSLPGLRSPPGTPEAQTLARWICQSYRFFLGVELLKSVSGGSESVLKEIWHHSDALMCCSLKALPVFTFANEAGLDMLETTLVSLQDITLEKIFDDNGRKALFSELPQIMQQGFACLQGGICLSSMGRPISYERAIAWKVLNEEEDPHCICFMFVNWSFV, from the exons ATGATGGCGGTGACGTCGGCCTGTAAAGACAGTAAAATGGGGATGGACAATGGGAAATATGTGAGGTACACTCCTGAGCAGGTTGAGGCTTTGGAGAGATTGTATCATGAATGTCCAAAGCCCAGTTCACTCCGTCGTCAGCAGTTGATTCGGGAGTGTCCAATTCTGTCCAACATCGAGCCAAAACAAATCAAAGTCTGGTTTCAAAATAGAAG ATGTAGAGAGAAGCAACGTAAAGAATCGTCGCGTCTTCAAGCCGTGAACAGAAAATTGACAGCAATGAATAAGCTGTTGATGGAGGAAAATGATAGGCTGCAGAAGCAAGTTTCACAGTTGGTGTATGAGAATAGCTTTTTCCGCCAACAGACTCAAACT GCAGCCCTTACCACCACAGACAACAATAGTTGTGAATCTGTGGTGACGAGTGGTCAGCAAAACTTGTCCGCTCAGCGTCCACCAAGGGATGCAAGCCCTGCGGG ACTTTTGTCCTTAGCAGAGGAAACTTTAACAGAGTTTCTATCAAAGGCCACTGGAACCGCTGTGGAGTGGGTCCAAATGCCTGGGATGAAG CCTGGTCCGGATTCCATTGGAATCACTGCTATTTCTCATAGTTGCTCAGGAGTAGCCTCACGTGCTTGTGGCCTTGTGGGTCTAGAGCCTACAAGA GTTGCTGAGATCCTTAAGGATCGGCCATCATGGTTCCGTGATTGCCGAGCGGTGGATGTTCTCAATGTGATGTCTACTGGGAGCGGTGGAACCATAGAGTTGCTATACATGCAG CTCTACGCACCTACTACTCTGGCACCAGCTCGTGACTTCTGGTTAATGCGGTATACATCTGTTATGGAAGATGGTAGCCTTGTG GTATGTGAGAGATCACTGAACAACACTCAGAATGGTCCTAGCATGCCACCGGTGCAGAATTTTGTGAGAGCAGAACTGCCTCCAA TGTATCTGATACGACCCTGTGAGGGGGGTGGTTCAATCATTCACATAGTTGACCATATGGATCTAGAG CCCTGGAGTGTTCCCGAAGTATTGCGTCCACTGTATGAGTCATCAACAGTGCTGTCGCAGAGGACAACAATGGCG GCATTACGTCACCTGAGACAAATTTCTCAAGAAATTTCTCATCCTACTGTCACTGGTTGGGGAAGAAGACCTGCAGCCTTGCGCGCACTTGGTCAAAGATTGAGCAA GGGTTTTAACGAGGCTGTTAATGGTTTTACTGATGAGGGATGGTCTATGCTTGAAAGTGACGGTATAGATGATGTTACACTTCTTGTCAACTCATCACCCAGCAAATTGATGGGTGCAAATATCTCTTATGCCAACGGATTTCCATCAATGAGTAGCGCTGTACTATGTGCCAAGGCATCTATGCTTTTACAG AACGTACCTCCTGCGATTCTGCTAAGGTTCTTGCGGGAACACCGATCTGAATGGGCAGACTCTGGGATTGATGCCTATTCAGCTGCTGCAGTTAAAGCTGGTCCATGCAGCATACCAGTCACTCGAACTGGATGTTTTGGTGGTCAAATCATTCTTCCACTGGCTCACACTATTGAACATGAAGAG TTTATGGAGGTGATAAGACTTGAAAGCATTGGCCACTATCAAGATGATATGATTATGCCTGGTGACATCTTCCTTTTGCAA CTTTGTAGTGGAGTGGATGAGAACGCTGTCGGAACATGTGCGGAGCTCGTCTTTGCTCCTATTGATGCCTCTTTTGCTGATGATGCTCCTCTTCTTCCCTCTGGTTTTCGTATCATTCCTCTGGACTCCAAGGCA GACGCCTCTAGTCCAAACCGCACACTAGATCTTGCATCGACTCTTGAGGTTGGACCGGCTGGAAGTCGACCAAATGGCGATTATTCCAAGAACTCTTCTAGCACAAAATCAGTTATGACAATAGCATTTCAATTTGCATTTGAGATCCATCTTCAAGAAAACATAGCTGCTATGGCACGGCAATATATTCGCAGTATCATATCATCTGTTCAGAGGGTTGCTTTGGCACTCTCTCCATCTCGTCTTGGTTCTCTCCCTGGTCTAAGGTCTCCACCTGGCACACCTGAAGCACAAACGCTTGCCCGTTGGATTTGTCAAAGCTATAG GTTCTTTTTAGGTGTAGAGCTGCTCAAATCTGTTAGCGGAGGAAGTGAATCCGTCCTGAAAGAAATTTGGCATCACTCAGATGCTCTGATGTGTTGTTCTTTGAAG GCATTGCCAGTTTTCACATTTGCAAATGAGGCAGGACTTGACATGCTAGAAACCACCTTGGTCTCCCTCCAAGATATTACTCTCGAAAAGATTTTTGACGACAACGGAAGAAAGGCACTCTTCTCTGAGCTTCCTCAAATAATGCAGCAG GGTTTTGCTTGTCTTCAAGGTGGTATCTGTTTGTCGAGTATGGGAAGGCCAATATCGTACGAGAGAGCAATAGCTTGGAAAGTATTGAATGAAGAAGAAGATCCCCATTGTATATGTTTCATGTTCGTCAATTGGTCTTTTGTCTGA